One stretch of Glycine soja cultivar W05 chromosome 7, ASM419377v2, whole genome shotgun sequence DNA includes these proteins:
- the LOC114419751 gene encoding SEC12-like protein 2, with product MGKRQIPDPPNFKKYGVPFYSVAWIPQHVVKSRQIETADESSDSDHSTSPATEAEKEPATVAGNYLLFAGGGGAGHSGIPNALVIAHFDVASNSLSDQPVCKLGTDSELPYRMALNSNGDGLICAMETPMVCRWFDWDQNKSSEIHKLSLKLSEKVLSQLEDVGQQLALAFNNDGTALAAGGEDGNLRVFKWPSMEIILNETNAHSSLKDLHFSSDGKLLASLGSGGPCKVWDVSSSMVLSSLSNENRETFSSCRFSQTNDETLILYIAAMTDKGGSILTWNTQTWERMASKHIIRDPISAFNVSADGKFLACGTPSGDIVVVNSTNMQIHTMIKKAHLGIVTALAFSPDSRAVASVSMDSSARVTIIEEKKTNGLSLWIALFIILLAVAAYFLRQEIEK from the exons ATGGGGAAAAGACAAATCCCAGACCCTCCGAACTTTAAGAAATACGGCGTTCCTTTCTACTCCGTTGCGTGGATTCCCCAACACGTTGTCAAATCGCGCCAAATCGAAACCGCCGATGAGTCCTCGGACTCCGATCACAGCACTTCGCCGGCGACCGAGGCGGAGAAGGAACCCGCGACGGTCGCCGGTAACTACCTGCTGTTCGCCGGCGGCGGCGGAGCAGGCCACAGCGGTATCCCCAATGCTTTGGTTATTGCGCACTTCGATGTCGCGTCGAATTCTCTCTCTGATCAACCG GTGTGTAAGCTAGGAACTGATTCTGAATTGCCTTATAGGATGGCACTTAACTCTAATGGTGATGGCCTTATTTGTGCAATGGAAACGCCCATGGTTTGCAG ATGGTTTGACTGGGATCAAAACAAGAGCTCTGAAATTCATAAGTTGAGTCTGAAGTTGTCAGAGAAAGTGCTCTCACAGTTGGAGGATGTTGGACAGCAATTAGCATTGGCATTCAACAATGATGGTACTGCACTAGCTGCTGGTGGGGAG GATGGCAATCTAAGGGTTTTCAAGTGGCCTAGCATGGAAATTATTCTCAACGAGACTAATGCTCATTCTTCTTTGAAGGACTTACATTTCAG TTCTGATGGTAAATTACTTGCCTCTTTGGGAAGTGGTGGCCCTTGCAAGGTTTGGGACGTTTCTTCATCAATGGTCTTATCTTCTCTATCAAATGAAAAT CGCGAAACTTTTAGCTCTTGCAGATTTTCTCAAACAAATGACGAGACTCTGATCCTATATATTGCTGCCATGACTG ATAAAGGTGGAAGCATCCTGACCTGGAATACACAAACATGGGAAAGGATGGCCTCAAAGCATATTATTCGTGATCCAATCTCTGCATTTAATGTCTCAGCTGATGGAAAGTTTCTTGCGTG TGGAACACCTTCAGGAGACATTGTAGTTGTAAATTCAACAAATATGCAGATTCACACAATGATAAAAAAGGCTCACCTTGGCATAGTAACTGCTTTAGCATTCTCCCCTGATTCAAG GGCGGTGGCTTCTGTATCCATGGATTCAAGTGCGAGGGTAACAATAATTGAAGAGAAGAAGACTAATG GGCTTAGCTTGTGGATTGCATTATTTATCATCCTACTTGCAGTAGCCGCTTACTTCCTGAGGCAAGAAATTGAAAAGTGA